A genomic region of Caulobacter sp. NIBR2454 contains the following coding sequences:
- a CDS encoding response regulator, with translation MSHRLPERPLILAVDDEPDILIALQDLLEDRYDVLTSTSPRDALELLARTPGVEVIISDQRMPGMNGDAFLAAAREISPAPSILLTGYADLSAVVSAINSGGIGGYAAKPWEPGALRAMVASAVERSRLAFELRTEQRLLQALMDNLPAAVAFKDAEGRIVRLNALKAQMLGVSRDEALGKIERELLDGDAGAALGAIERKVITRAETAQTLEERPADGGSRWIETIHVPLVGDTGVEHMVEFDRDVTDQRMTEARLRQADKLQALGTLAGGVAHDFNNLLTAILGSLDLAGRRLPDDPRLRRYIDNASLAAKKGAALTQRLLGFSRQREPRSESIDVNELLQAMGDLLSRSMGGAVHIDWRLQDDVWPAHVEPDQFELAILNLCVNARDAMGETGVVTLSTRSETFEEDGPDGLPPGDYVRVTVADTGAGIEPDIAARIFEPFFTTKDVGKGTGLGLSMVYGFVQRSQGAVTVESTPGKGTAISLLLPRAATPAAERSERTTMIMPQRPVARVLVIDDDASVRTVTSEFVRQLGDQAVEAHGAEAAVAILKQDRAIDIAIVDFAMPGMTGLDFVEAARKVRSNLPIMLVSGHPDLGDPPQDIVVLNKPFDAEALAKGISDAFAAVRTKTPA, from the coding sequence ATGAGCCACCGCCTGCCCGAACGTCCGTTGATCCTGGCCGTCGATGACGAACCCGACATCCTGATCGCCCTGCAGGACCTGCTGGAAGACCGCTACGACGTCCTGACCTCCACATCGCCGCGCGACGCGCTGGAGCTTCTGGCGCGGACGCCGGGAGTCGAGGTGATCATCTCAGACCAGCGCATGCCGGGTATGAACGGCGACGCCTTCCTGGCGGCCGCGCGGGAGATCAGCCCGGCCCCGTCGATCCTGCTGACCGGCTATGCCGACCTGTCGGCGGTCGTTTCGGCGATCAACAGCGGCGGCATCGGCGGCTATGCGGCCAAGCCCTGGGAGCCGGGCGCCCTGCGCGCCATGGTGGCCAGCGCGGTCGAACGCAGCCGCCTGGCCTTCGAGCTGCGCACCGAGCAACGCCTGCTGCAGGCGCTGATGGACAACCTGCCCGCCGCCGTGGCGTTCAAGGACGCGGAGGGACGGATCGTCCGTCTCAACGCCCTGAAGGCGCAGATGCTGGGCGTGTCCCGCGACGAGGCGCTGGGGAAGATCGAGCGAGAACTTCTGGACGGCGATGCCGGCGCCGCCCTGGGGGCGATTGAGCGCAAGGTGATCACCCGCGCCGAGACCGCGCAGACTCTGGAAGAGCGTCCCGCGGATGGCGGTTCACGCTGGATCGAGACCATCCACGTCCCCCTGGTGGGAGATACTGGGGTCGAGCACATGGTGGAGTTCGACCGCGACGTCACCGACCAGCGCATGACCGAAGCGCGCCTGCGTCAGGCCGACAAGCTGCAAGCCTTGGGCACGCTCGCGGGCGGCGTCGCCCACGACTTCAACAACCTGCTGACGGCCATTCTGGGCAGCCTGGACCTGGCCGGCCGCCGTTTGCCTGACGATCCGCGCCTGCGTCGCTATATCGACAACGCCAGCCTGGCGGCCAAGAAGGGCGCGGCTCTGACGCAGCGCCTGCTCGGCTTCAGCCGCCAGCGAGAGCCACGCTCCGAAAGCATCGACGTCAACGAGCTGCTCCAGGCCATGGGCGACCTGCTGTCACGCAGCATGGGCGGGGCGGTTCACATCGACTGGCGTCTGCAGGACGACGTGTGGCCCGCCCATGTGGAGCCGGACCAGTTCGAGCTGGCCATCCTGAACCTGTGCGTCAACGCCCGGGACGCCATGGGCGAGACGGGGGTCGTCACCCTATCCACTCGCAGCGAGACCTTCGAGGAGGATGGCCCCGACGGCCTGCCCCCAGGCGACTATGTGCGCGTTACAGTCGCCGACACCGGCGCCGGGATCGAACCCGATATCGCCGCGCGGATTTTCGAGCCTTTCTTCACCACCAAGGACGTGGGCAAGGGCACCGGCCTGGGCCTGTCGATGGTTTATGGCTTCGTGCAGCGTTCGCAGGGCGCGGTGACGGTCGAGAGCACGCCGGGCAAGGGAACGGCGATCAGCCTTCTGTTGCCCCGCGCAGCGACTCCGGCGGCCGAGCGTAGCGAACGCACGACCATGATCATGCCTCAGCGGCCGGTGGCGCGTGTGCTGGTCATTGACGACGACGCCAGCGTGCGCACGGTGACCAGCGAGTTCGTTCGCCAGCTGGGTGATCAGGCCGTGGAAGCGCATGGCGCCGAGGCGGCCGTCGCGATCCTCAAGCAGGACCGCGCCATCGACATCGCCATCGTCGATTTCGCCATGCCCGGCATGACTGGACTGGACTTCGTCGAGGCCGCGCGAAAGGTGCGTTCGAACCTGCCGATCATGCTGGTCAGCGGCCATCCTGACCTGGGCGATCCGCCGCAGGACATCGTCGTCCTGAACAAGCCGTTCGACGCCGAGGCCCTGGCCAAGGGCATCAGCGACGCGTTCGCCGCTGTCCGGACCAAGACGCCCGCCTGA